A window of Metabacillus sp. B2-18 contains these coding sequences:
- the cyoE gene encoding heme o synthase translates to MGNKNKSGTAEKCSIAFQLVKVGIVKSNVLAVIAGMCLACISIEVTLLENGLVMVLTIIGSAFVISSAGVFNNLYDRDIDFLMERTRYRPTITGAISDLTAFMAGSILLIAGVGLLYVAEPLAALYGWLGWFLYLVPYTIWSKRRTIYNTEIGSLSGAITPLIGWSAISSGELHLSIIGLFLIMVLWQMPHFYAIAIHRYEEYKLARIPMLPVIKGFERTYFQTHVYLLGLIFASFLFIELRAIFILILLLSISWFLLSVSWKKRMPFKQWASKMFVF, encoded by the coding sequence ATGGGGAATAAAAATAAAAGTGGGACAGCTGAAAAATGTTCAATTGCATTCCAGCTTGTAAAGGTAGGGATTGTCAAATCTAATGTTTTAGCTGTCATTGCTGGAATGTGTTTAGCATGTATTTCGATAGAGGTAACCCTTCTTGAAAATGGGTTAGTTATGGTGCTAACCATTATCGGATCTGCTTTTGTCATAAGCTCGGCCGGAGTATTTAATAATCTTTATGATCGAGATATTGATTTTCTAATGGAAAGGACACGCTACAGACCAACGATTACAGGTGCCATTAGTGACCTCACCGCTTTTATGGCAGGAAGCATCTTGCTTATTGCTGGAGTCGGTTTGCTATATGTAGCGGAGCCGCTTGCTGCTTTATATGGTTGGCTAGGCTGGTTTTTATATTTAGTACCATATACGATATGGTCTAAACGGAGGACCATTTATAATACGGAAATTGGTAGCTTGTCTGGTGCAATAACTCCTCTAATTGGCTGGTCGGCAATTTCGTCAGGTGAACTTCATCTATCTATTATTGGTCTTTTTTTAATCATGGTTTTATGGCAAATGCCCCATTTTTATGCCATTGCCATTCATCGATATGAGGAATATAAACTAGCTAGGATACCTATGCTGCCGGTGATAAAGGGTTTTGAACGAACCTACTTTCAGACACACGTTTACCTACTAGGGTTAATTTTTGCTAGCTTTTTATTTATAGAGTTAAGGGCTATTTTCATCCTGATCCTTTTACTTTCTATTTCTTGGTTCTTACTCAGTGTTAGTTGGAAGAAACGAATGCCATTTAAACAATGGGCGAGTAAGATGTTTGTATTTTAG
- a CDS encoding thioredoxin family protein codes for MEKRITNKAAFNQIINSEKPVVVKFDTNWCPDCRRMDAFMGEVLEDLNPFPLYEMDRDEFQDTSSTYEVMGIPSLLVFKNGEKIGHLHSAHAKTPESVTEFLATYFK; via the coding sequence ATGGAAAAAAGGATTACAAATAAAGCGGCATTTAATCAGATTATTAACTCAGAGAAGCCAGTCGTAGTTAAGTTCGACACAAACTGGTGTCCAGACTGCAGACGCATGGATGCATTTATGGGAGAGGTATTAGAGGATTTGAATCCTTTTCCACTTTATGAAATGGATCGAGATGAATTCCAGGATACCTCATCTACGTATGAAGTGATGGGAATTCCAAGCCTACTCGTTTTTAAGAATGGCGAGAAGATTGGTCACCTACACAGTGCTCATGCCAAAACACCTGAAAGTGTAACCGAGTTCTTAGCAACTTATTTTAAGTAA
- a CDS encoding EAL domain-containing protein, translating to MLFKDKENKVIEIHCATLMKEIDMTLKTGDINTFEQPIFDIRNKKEIATELLNRPSAQSTFSSPDQFYSFAAGHGQIHKVDTFVLRAGVERLLKKSSQPSFVFVNIHLSTLFTDDWQDMLPHIKTSKFQIVLELSEREGLGNYTKEEVIRKMKELRELGMRIAVDDIGKGYSGLHTLAMVEPDFVKIDRDLVKDIGHDSYRQHMMKALIDYWLQQDVSIIAEGVETEEEVLFFKNHGVPFFQGYYFMRPKLVKVEE from the coding sequence ATGCTTTTTAAGGATAAAGAAAACAAAGTAATTGAAATCCATTGCGCAACTTTGATGAAAGAAATTGATATGACTTTAAAGACAGGTGATATTAACACGTTTGAACAGCCTATCTTTGACATTCGAAACAAAAAGGAAATAGCAACGGAGCTATTGAATCGACCTTCTGCCCAATCTACATTTTCTTCACCTGATCAATTTTACTCTTTTGCTGCCGGACACGGGCAGATACACAAAGTGGATACTTTTGTATTAAGAGCTGGAGTTGAGAGGTTATTGAAAAAGTCGAGTCAACCAAGCTTCGTATTTGTTAATATTCATCTTTCCACTCTATTTACAGATGATTGGCAAGACATGCTCCCACATATAAAAACAAGCAAATTTCAAATAGTGCTAGAGCTGTCTGAGCGAGAAGGACTTGGCAATTATACCAAAGAAGAAGTGATTCGAAAGATGAAAGAGCTAAGGGAGCTTGGAATGAGAATTGCTGTTGATGATATAGGAAAAGGTTATTCCGGTCTACATACCCTTGCCATGGTAGAGCCTGATTTTGTAAAAATTGACCGTGATTTGGTTAAGGATATTGGTCATGATAGCTATCGTCAGCACATGATGAAAGCCTTAATTGACTATTGGCTTCAACAGGATGTAAGCATTATCGCAGAAGGAGTCGAAACAGAAGAAGAGGTATTATTCTTTAAAAATCATGGTGTCCCTTTTTTTCAAGGCTATTATTTTATGAGACCGAAGCTAGTCAAAGTGGAAGAATAG
- a CDS encoding aspartyl-phosphate phosphatase Spo0E family protein, producing MKKESCNPVIPIYYLRYMIEERRQEILQVFKENKDLQSPLIIHLSQELDVLLNLYLDSSKNDHQVTNEV from the coding sequence ATGAAGAAAGAGTCCTGTAATCCGGTTATCCCAATTTATTATTTAAGGTACATGATTGAGGAACGAAGACAAGAGATACTACAAGTATTTAAAGAGAATAAAGATTTACAATCACCTTTGATCATCCATTTAAGCCAAGAGCTCGATGTATTACTAAATCTCTATTTGGATAGCAGTAAAAACGATCATCAAGTAACCAATGAGGTATGA
- a CDS encoding S1C family serine protease, giving the protein MGYYDQDYENYDAKRQKGNRGGWFLAGLVGAILGGLLVFFALPALSNFLPYEMNLGEEATDQQGQTVEDTGPIKNVSVDVNSAITGIVDEVSDAVVGVVNLQEAGFWSETGEAGTGSGVIYKKEGKDAFVVTNHHVIEGASQVEISLSDGTRVPAEILGSDVLTDLAVLRVDADKITKVAQFGDSDAVKPGEPVIAIGNPLGLQFSGSVTQGIISGTERAIPIDENGDGQVDWNAEVLQTDAAINPGNSGGALINLDGKVIGINSMKIAQAAVEGIGLSIPANHAIPIIEDLEKYSEVRRPYMGIGMRSLNEVSSYHKEQTLKLPQDINDGVIVMSVVPVSPAAQAGLQEFDVITQFAGEDIKDIIDLRKILYNQEVGDTIELTFYRNGEKMSGKMKLGEEDMLGG; this is encoded by the coding sequence ATGGGCTATTATGATCAAGATTATGAAAATTATGATGCAAAAAGGCAAAAGGGAAACCGTGGAGGCTGGTTTTTAGCTGGACTGGTAGGAGCCATTTTAGGAGGGCTACTAGTTTTCTTTGCTTTACCAGCACTATCAAATTTCCTGCCTTATGAAATGAACCTTGGAGAAGAAGCTACAGATCAACAAGGGCAAACAGTTGAAGATACAGGACCGATTAAAAATGTATCAGTTGATGTAAACTCAGCAATTACAGGTATTGTTGATGAGGTATCAGATGCTGTAGTTGGTGTTGTTAATCTTCAGGAAGCAGGGTTTTGGAGTGAAACCGGCGAAGCAGGTACCGGTTCAGGAGTCATTTATAAAAAAGAAGGTAAAGATGCTTTTGTAGTAACAAATCACCATGTTATTGAGGGTGCATCACAAGTAGAGATTAGTTTAAGTGACGGGACAAGAGTTCCTGCTGAAATACTAGGCAGTGATGTGTTAACAGATCTTGCTGTTTTAAGAGTTGATGCTGATAAAATTACGAAGGTAGCTCAATTTGGTGATTCAGATGCAGTAAAACCAGGTGAACCTGTTATTGCAATTGGTAATCCACTTGGCTTGCAATTTTCTGGTTCGGTTACACAAGGAATTATTTCAGGAACAGAAAGAGCAATTCCTATTGATGAGAACGGTGATGGACAAGTAGATTGGAATGCTGAAGTATTACAAACAGATGCTGCAATTAACCCTGGTAACAGTGGTGGAGCACTTATTAATTTAGACGGTAAGGTTATTGGAATTAATTCAATGAAAATAGCTCAAGCAGCTGTTGAGGGAATTGGATTATCAATTCCTGCTAACCATGCAATACCGATTATTGAAGACTTAGAAAAGTATAGTGAAGTAAGACGTCCTTATATGGGAATTGGCATGAGATCTTTAAATGAAGTTTCTTCTTATCATAAGGAACAAACATTAAAACTACCACAAGATATCAACGATGGTGTTATTGTCATGAGTGTTGTTCCAGTCTCACCAGCAGCACAGGCAGGATTACAAGAGTTTGATGTAATCACACAATTTGCAGGTGAAGATATAAAGGATATCATTGATTTAAGAAAAATTCTTTATAATCAAGAAGTTGGCGATACCATTGAATTAACATTTTATCGAAATGGTGAGAAGATGTCTGGTAAAATGAAATTAGGAGAAGAAGACATGTTAGGGGGCTGA
- the rlmH gene encoding 23S rRNA (pseudouridine(1915)-N(3))-methyltransferase RlmH has product MNISIITIGKLKEKYLKQGIDEYLKRLSSYAKIEIIELADEKAPENLSEIEMEQVKEKEGERILSKISDDTHVIALAIEGKMKSSEQLAKDLDQLATYGKSKVAFVIGGSLGLSNTVMKRANDSLSFSKMTFPHQLMRLILVEQVYRAFRINRGEPYHK; this is encoded by the coding sequence ATGAACATCTCAATCATTACAATTGGTAAGTTAAAAGAAAAATACCTAAAGCAAGGAATCGATGAATATTTAAAACGATTATCATCATATGCAAAAATCGAGATCATTGAACTAGCAGATGAAAAAGCTCCAGAAAATCTAAGCGAAATAGAAATGGAGCAAGTAAAAGAAAAAGAGGGAGAAAGAATTCTAAGCAAAATTAGCGACGACACACACGTGATCGCACTAGCCATCGAAGGAAAAATGAAATCCTCAGAGCAACTAGCAAAAGACTTAGATCAGCTCGCTACATATGGAAAGAGTAAGGTCGCATTTGTTATTGGAGGTTCATTGGGGTTGAGTAATACTGTGATGAAGAGGGCGAATGATAGCCTTTCATTTTCAAAAATGACGTTTCCGCATCAGTTGATGAGGTTGATTTTGGTAGAGCAGGTTTATCGGGCGTTTCGGATTAATAGGGGGGAACCGTATCACAAGTGA
- a CDS encoding sensor domain-containing diguanylate cyclase, with protein MINLSHVQTFSTVLNDILEIAQELVGDYSFYMSFMDGEQTKIIQTLFLKEDVLTESCLYKTDDTFCQLISLNQKPVLIHDSLTETQFGILTLNISHAYKMDIRSYAGVPIYHKDGSILGAICSLSHNVKAFSEKTITVLEKVSSFLSYAIELELSNIKDSLTGLYNRVLWNRLVSNPTLVTEPFTFLMFDIDHFKQVNDRLGHHIGDEVLKGLGEMILRYIPKDAYGFRFGGDEFGVLLNSPYKQECEVCANNLLNAFEKMAAEILPDLSLSIGLVHSHQMKMHELLEGADKLLYQSKRTGGAKITKVQ; from the coding sequence ATGATTAATTTATCACATGTCCAAACCTTTTCGACCGTTCTAAATGATATTCTAGAGATTGCACAGGAACTAGTAGGAGATTATAGCTTCTACATGAGCTTCATGGACGGTGAACAAACGAAGATTATTCAAACGTTATTCCTAAAAGAAGATGTCCTAACAGAAAGCTGCCTTTATAAAACAGATGACACCTTTTGTCAGTTAATCTCGTTGAATCAAAAACCGGTATTGATTCATGATAGCCTTACGGAAACACAATTTGGAATTCTCACATTAAATATCTCTCATGCATACAAAATGGATATAAGATCATATGCCGGAGTGCCTATTTACCACAAGGATGGATCTATTTTAGGTGCTATTTGTTCGTTAAGTCATAATGTCAAAGCGTTTAGCGAAAAGACCATTACCGTATTAGAGAAGGTTTCGTCCTTTTTATCCTATGCTATAGAGCTGGAGCTGTCTAATATAAAGGATTCCCTTACTGGATTATACAATAGAGTGCTCTGGAACCGTTTAGTTTCTAATCCTACCCTTGTAACCGAACCTTTTACATTCTTAATGTTTGATATTGACCATTTTAAACAGGTAAATGACCGGTTGGGCCATCACATTGGTGATGAAGTGCTGAAAGGGCTAGGTGAAATGATTTTGAGGTATATACCAAAAGATGCCTACGGCTTTAGATTTGGAGGAGACGAATTCGGAGTTCTTCTGAATAGCCCCTACAAACAAGAATGTGAAGTTTGTGCAAACAATTTATTAAATGCTTTTGAGAAGATGGCTGCAGAAATATTGCCAGATTTGAGTCTTTCGATTGGACTGGTTCATTCCCATCAAATGAAGATGCATGAGCTGCTAGAAGGGGCCGATAAACTTCTCTATCAGTCGAAAAGAACGGGTGGGGCTAAAATTACAAAGGTCCAATAG
- a CDS encoding CxxH/CxxC protein — MYCCEDHIELAIDMYVDEKEIAPEIEKIEQGGKLSTTCQLCEKQAVYIVGE; from the coding sequence ATGTATTGCTGTGAAGACCATATTGAATTAGCAATAGATATGTATGTAGATGAAAAAGAAATAGCACCAGAAATAGAAAAAATTGAGCAAGGTGGAAAGTTATCCACAACATGCCAACTTTGTGAAAAGCAGGCTGTATATATAGTTGGAGAGTAA
- the trxB gene encoding thioredoxin-disulfide reductase, giving the protein MTNENIYDVIIIGAGPAGMTAAVYTSRANLSTLMIERGVPGGQMANTEEVENYPGFGHILGPDLSNKMFEHAKKFGAQYAYGDIKEIVNGEEYKTVRTSSKEFKARSVIISTGAEYKKLGAPGEKELSGRGVSYCAVCDGAFFKGKDLVVVGGGDSAVEEGVYLTRFVNKVTIVHRRDEFRAQKIIQQRAFENEKIEVIFNTTIQSIHEQTGKVGSVKLVSTEDGSEKEFKTDGVFIYVGMVPLTAPFQDLGITNSMGYIETNDQMETKVEGIFAAGDVREKTLRQIVTATGDGSIAAQSAQHYVEELLENLKR; this is encoded by the coding sequence ATGACGAATGAGAATATTTATGATGTAATCATCATTGGAGCAGGTCCTGCTGGGATGACAGCCGCAGTTTATACTTCTCGAGCCAATCTCTCTACCTTAATGATTGAAAGAGGAGTACCTGGAGGACAAATGGCAAATACAGAAGAAGTTGAAAACTATCCTGGTTTTGGTCATATCTTAGGTCCAGATCTCTCCAATAAGATGTTTGAGCATGCAAAGAAGTTTGGCGCACAGTACGCATATGGAGATATAAAAGAGATTGTTAATGGCGAAGAATATAAAACGGTTAGAACCAGTTCAAAGGAATTTAAGGCTCGTTCAGTGATCATCTCAACTGGTGCAGAATATAAGAAACTAGGTGCTCCTGGTGAAAAGGAATTATCAGGACGCGGGGTATCTTATTGCGCAGTCTGTGATGGGGCTTTCTTTAAAGGAAAGGACCTTGTGGTTGTCGGTGGGGGAGACTCTGCTGTAGAAGAAGGAGTATACTTGACAAGATTTGTTAATAAAGTAACGATTGTTCATCGACGTGACGAATTCAGAGCACAAAAAATTATTCAGCAACGTGCGTTTGAGAACGAGAAAATAGAGGTCATCTTTAACACGACAATTCAATCTATACATGAACAAACAGGAAAAGTAGGATCTGTTAAGCTCGTATCTACAGAAGATGGTTCAGAAAAAGAGTTTAAGACAGATGGCGTGTTTATCTATGTGGGAATGGTTCCGTTAACTGCTCCATTTCAAGATCTTGGCATTACGAATTCGATGGGCTACATTGAAACGAACGATCAAATGGAAACAAAGGTCGAAGGCATTTTTGCAGCTGGAGATGTCCGGGAAAAAACGTTACGTCAGATTGTAACAGCTACAGGTGATGGAAGCATCGCTGCACAAAGTGCACAACATTATGTAGAAGAGCTTTTGGAAAATCTAAAACGATAA
- a CDS encoding peroxiredoxin-like family protein has product MNLREQLEAKIKQFVNNRPQEIQDIFRDAAEDLEKHAPKGLIAGQTAPNFTLPSANGEAVTLYDELKKGPVILTFYRGAWCPYCNLELKAYQELLPQIKQRGAQILAVSPQTPDSSLTMKEKNELQFHLLSDKGNQVSNEYNLTFKMQKVLIELYQKLALELPSYNGEDSWELPLAATFVISQQAKIIYAYVDTDYRKRAEPSEVLEYLPN; this is encoded by the coding sequence ATGAATTTACGAGAGCAACTTGAAGCTAAAATTAAGCAGTTTGTGAATAATCGTCCTCAGGAAATACAAGATATTTTTAGGGATGCCGCTGAGGATTTAGAAAAGCATGCGCCTAAAGGTCTAATTGCCGGGCAAACAGCACCGAACTTTACATTGCCAAGTGCAAATGGGGAAGCTGTCACTCTATATGATGAACTTAAGAAGGGCCCTGTTATATTAACTTTTTATCGCGGAGCTTGGTGTCCATATTGTAACCTTGAACTCAAGGCTTACCAGGAGCTGCTTCCTCAAATAAAGCAAAGAGGTGCACAGATACTGGCAGTAAGCCCGCAAACTCCAGATTCTTCTTTAACCATGAAGGAGAAAAATGAGCTGCAATTTCATTTGTTAAGTGATAAAGGGAATCAGGTATCAAACGAATACAACCTAACCTTCAAAATGCAAAAAGTCTTAATAGAGTTATACCAAAAATTAGCACTGGAACTTCCAAGCTATAATGGAGAGGATAGCTGGGAGCTGCCACTTGCGGCTACATTTGTTATTAGTCAACAGGCGAAGATCATCTATGCTTATGTAGATACTGATTATCGGAAAAGAGCAGAACCATCTGAGGTGTTAGAATATCTACCGAACTAA
- a CDS encoding MBL fold metallo-hydrolase: protein MSLQFSVLASGSTGNAIYVEAEDQAFLVDAGLSGKQMANLFDQIGRDIQKLSGILVTHEHSDHIKGLGVLARKHKLPIYANEKTWQAMNGLVGEIATEQKFVFPTGSVKSFGALDIESFGVSHDAAEPMFFVFHHQGKKLALITDTGYVSDRMKGTIKNADAFVFESNHDVSMLQMGHYPWSIKRRILSDVGHVSNEDAAIAMMDVIGDATKRIYLAHLSKDNNMKDLARMSVEQTLASKGFITGESFELYDTDPSTPTSLVAI from the coding sequence ATGAGCTTGCAGTTTAGTGTACTTGCAAGCGGAAGTACGGGGAATGCCATTTATGTGGAGGCGGAAGATCAAGCATTTTTAGTTGATGCCGGCTTAAGTGGTAAACAGATGGCTAATTTATTTGACCAAATTGGACGAGATATTCAAAAGCTCTCAGGAATTTTGGTCACACATGAACATAGCGATCATATAAAAGGATTAGGAGTTTTAGCAAGAAAGCATAAACTACCTATCTATGCGAACGAAAAAACCTGGCAGGCTATGAATGGATTAGTTGGAGAAATTGCAACAGAGCAAAAGTTTGTTTTTCCTACAGGATCTGTAAAATCCTTCGGTGCGTTAGATATAGAATCATTTGGAGTTTCACATGATGCAGCAGAGCCTATGTTTTTTGTGTTTCATCATCAAGGGAAAAAACTAGCTCTTATTACAGACACAGGCTATGTTAGTGATAGAATGAAAGGCACGATTAAAAATGCCGATGCCTTTGTGTTTGAAAGCAATCATGATGTTTCTATGCTTCAAATGGGACACTATCCATGGAGTATCAAACGTCGTATCTTAAGTGATGTTGGACATGTTTCAAATGAAGATGCAGCAATTGCGATGATGGATGTGATTGGAGATGCAACAAAACGAATTTATTTGGCCCATCTCAGTAAAGATAATAATATGAAGGATTTAGCCAGAATGTCTGTTGAGCAAACACTTGCCAGCAAAGGGTTTATAACAGGTGAAAGTTTTGAATTATATGATACAGATCCATCAACCCCGACTTCGCTTGTAGCCATATAA
- a CDS encoding OsmC family protein, which produces MALLKFGIESTSQQVTTEVKAGAHTFYVDEPKNLGGNDKGANPLNTLLGSLAGCENYIANIVAKEMKFNLNGIDFKIEGALDPKGLMGDPSVKQYFQTLKIEALVDTDESDERIQELKEKTDSRCPVFNILKDTNFIQIQSTWKRK; this is translated from the coding sequence ATGGCATTACTTAAATTTGGTATTGAATCAACATCACAACAGGTAACTACAGAGGTTAAGGCCGGAGCTCATACATTTTATGTAGACGAGCCAAAGAATTTAGGTGGAAACGATAAGGGTGCAAACCCTTTAAACACACTTCTTGGATCACTTGCAGGATGTGAAAATTACATTGCAAACATTGTAGCAAAAGAAATGAAGTTTAACCTCAACGGAATTGACTTCAAAATTGAAGGAGCTTTAGATCCAAAAGGATTAATGGGTGACCCTTCTGTCAAGCAATACTTCCAGACGCTTAAGATTGAAGCACTTGTTGATACTGACGAGTCTGATGAAAGAATTCAAGAGCTAAAAGAGAAAACAGATTCAAGATGTCCAGTATTCAACATCTTAAAGGATACGAACTTTATTCAGATTCAATCTACTTGGAAAAGAAAATAA
- the msrA gene encoding peptide-methionine (S)-S-oxide reductase MsrA gives MSTQYELATFAGGCFWCMVQPFDELPGIIKVVSGYTGGHKENPTYNEVCSNKTGHYEAVQITYDPNVFPYEKLLELFWQQIDPTDAQGQFGDRGESYKTAIFYHTEEQKRLAEESKKKLEDSKRFTKPIVTEIKEAAVFYPAEEYHQGYYKKNSLHYNRYKEGSGRAGFIRENWKKHHSVNIKKLTPIQHRVTQESGTEPPFQNEFWDHKEEGIYVDIISGEPLFSSLDKFDSGCGWPSFTKPIKHQEVLEKLDTSHGMRRIEVRSTSADSHLGHVFDDGPRDKGGLRYCINSAALKFIPKDKLEEEGYSEYLRLFE, from the coding sequence ATGTCAACACAATATGAGTTAGCTACATTTGCTGGTGGATGTTTTTGGTGTATGGTTCAGCCCTTTGATGAGTTGCCAGGTATTATAAAAGTTGTGTCGGGCTATACAGGTGGACATAAAGAGAACCCAACCTACAATGAAGTGTGTTCGAATAAAACGGGTCATTACGAGGCTGTTCAAATTACGTATGATCCGAACGTGTTTCCATACGAAAAGCTGTTAGAGCTATTTTGGCAGCAAATAGATCCAACTGATGCTCAAGGTCAGTTTGGGGATCGAGGAGAGTCTTACAAAACGGCCATTTTTTATCATACTGAGGAACAAAAGCGTCTCGCTGAAGAATCTAAAAAGAAGCTAGAGGACAGCAAAAGGTTTACAAAACCAATTGTTACAGAAATAAAAGAGGCAGCCGTGTTTTATCCTGCTGAAGAATATCATCAAGGTTATTATAAAAAGAATTCCTTACATTATAACCGTTATAAAGAAGGCTCAGGCCGAGCAGGATTTATCCGTGAAAATTGGAAGAAACACCACTCAGTAAACATTAAGAAGCTTACGCCTATTCAGCATCGTGTGACACAAGAAAGCGGTACGGAGCCTCCCTTCCAAAATGAATTTTGGGATCATAAGGAGGAAGGAATCTATGTAGACATTATTTCTGGAGAGCCACTATTTAGCTCTCTTGATAAATTTGATTCTGGTTGTGGGTGGCCAAGCTTTACCAAGCCTATAAAGCATCAAGAAGTTCTCGAAAAACTAGATACGTCACATGGGATGAGACGCATTGAAGTCAGAAGCACCTCGGCAGATTCTCATTTAGGACATGTCTTTGATGATGGTCCGCGTGATAAAGGTGGACTTCGATATTGCATTAACTCTGCTGCCCTTAAATTCATTCCCAAAGATAAGCTGGAAGAAGAGGGCTATAGTGAATATCTTCGCTTATTTGAATAG
- a CDS encoding two-component system regulatory protein YycI produces the protein MDWSKTKTIFILAFLILDIYLAIEFFELRDKSDYAVMQEATLEEKLAAEDIKYGDLPEDIGKGFYITAKSKDFTLEEVSKLNDKEQSLVVTNTNIEEESFRSLKMKLTKPFPLPDVNLESKVNQFLKENVISGELYHYWYTDEESNSIICIQKYKNRNIFQSKLDHIGMVILQLDEDNQIYGYEQSMLEGIKEVEEQESTITALKAIEALYNKNYLPENSQIVTMQYGYYTHIPLSNQQILAPTWHIIIETKDKERQDFYVNALEGDVLQLAD, from the coding sequence GTGGATTGGAGTAAAACGAAAACCATTTTTATCCTTGCATTTCTAATCTTAGATATCTATTTAGCAATTGAGTTCTTTGAACTAAGAGATAAATCGGATTATGCAGTTATGCAAGAAGCAACCTTGGAGGAAAAGCTAGCAGCTGAGGATATTAAGTATGGTGACTTACCTGAAGATATCGGCAAGGGCTTCTATATAACGGCAAAAAGTAAGGATTTCACCCTTGAAGAAGTTAGTAAACTTAATGATAAAGAACAATCATTAGTTGTAACAAATACAAATATTGAAGAAGAATCCTTTCGTTCATTAAAAATGAAGCTAACCAAACCATTTCCATTGCCTGATGTTAATTTAGAAAGTAAAGTGAATCAATTTTTAAAAGAAAATGTTATTTCAGGTGAACTTTATCATTATTGGTATACAGATGAGGAATCTAATTCTATTATATGTATTCAGAAATATAAAAACCGAAATATATTTCAATCAAAGCTAGATCATATTGGTATGGTGATTCTTCAGTTAGATGAGGATAATCAAATTTATGGCTATGAGCAATCAATGCTTGAGGGAATTAAGGAAGTAGAGGAGCAAGAATCAACGATCACAGCGTTAAAAGCAATCGAAGCTCTATATAATAAAAACTATCTTCCAGAGAATAGTCAAATTGTTACTATGCAGTATGGCTATTACACACATATTCCACTTTCGAATCAACAAATTTTGGCGCCAACTTGGCATATTATCATAGAAACAAAAGATAAAGAGAGACAAGATTTTTATGTGAATGCCTTAGAGGGCGATGTTTTACAGTTAGCAGATTAG